From Carboxydocella sporoproducens DSM 16521, one genomic window encodes:
- a CDS encoding copper amine oxidase N-terminal domain-containing protein — MKKVLISFLFVVFLLPATMVWAWEDHIILGRTYDGEVDTTHTIPGYTLEQMLKFLYYEASNVEEILAIDGVPISKTAWKKYGGKINPKVKKPDPIDTTPRDPSIPIEVSFSNGHVLFFLDQKPVMYKNRVMVPLRRLAEAFRANLEWDGREQKITLQRDNTTIIVKIGSNKMIINGEEKTMDVAPYILNKRTMVPVRFISEAFGHKIYWDGNAMAVIIYVDTDFEPGGYSQ; from the coding sequence GTGAAAAAAGTCCTTATCTCTTTTTTATTTGTGGTGTTTTTATTGCCAGCGACGATGGTCTGGGCCTGGGAGGACCATATCATCCTGGGGCGTACCTATGATGGGGAGGTGGATACCACCCATACCATTCCCGGCTATACCCTGGAGCAAATGCTGAAGTTTCTTTACTATGAGGCTAGCAATGTCGAGGAGATCCTGGCTATTGATGGAGTGCCCATCAGCAAAACAGCATGGAAGAAGTACGGGGGAAAAATCAATCCGAAGGTGAAAAAGCCCGACCCTATTGATACTACGCCGAGGGATCCGAGTATACCGATAGAAGTTAGTTTTTCCAACGGACATGTATTGTTTTTTCTGGATCAAAAGCCGGTGATGTACAAGAACAGGGTGATGGTACCTTTAAGAAGGCTGGCAGAGGCTTTCCGGGCTAACCTGGAATGGGATGGCCGGGAGCAAAAAATTACACTGCAGAGGGATAATACGACGATAATAGTTAAGATTGGTTCCAACAAGATGATTATTAATGGGGAAGAGAAAACGATGGATGTAGCGCCATATATTCTGAACAAAAGAACGATGGTTCCGGTCAGGTTTATCAGTGAGGCATTTGGCCATAAAATTTACTGGGACGGAAATGCAATGGCCGTAATTATTTATGTTGATACAGATTTCGAACCTGGAGGATATAGTCAATGA
- a CDS encoding integrase core domain-containing protein, protein MIRTDIGPQFKSRIFQEKCQSLKIEHERIPNRTPNMNAHIEAFHSILEAECLSLYEFQTYAEAYKVVSDFIKFYNEERIHSGLNYLSPAEFIELGRKQRIGKEIKV, encoded by the coding sequence GTGATCAGAACAGATATTGGTCCACAATTCAAATCTCGTATTTTCCAGGAAAAATGTCAGAGTCTGAAAATCGAACATGAACGTATTCCCAATAGAACACCGAACATGAATGCACACATAGAGGCATTTCATAGCATTCTAGAAGCAGAATGCTTAAGCTTGTATGAGTTCCAAACATATGCCGAAGCCTACAAAGTAGTAAGTGATTTTATAAAATTTTATAACGAAGAACGTATCCATTCAGGACTCAACTATTTATCGCCAGCTGAATTTATCGAGCTAGGCAGGAAGCAAAGAATAGGCAAAGAAATTAAGGTCTAA
- a CDS encoding IS3 family transposase → MPGYSCDEQKTKISDEEIKKWLLQFIENEGFAYGYIKLTMALRKTLGLIINKKKVYRLCKQLGNLRPQRKIKPNHPKKLARNRTINNSNQLWETDLKYGYIAGEKRFFSLFCHVIDVYDRSIVGYHIGL, encoded by the coding sequence GTGCCTGGGTATTCTTGTGATGAACAAAAGACTAAGATAAGTGATGAAGAAATAAAAAAATGGCTATTACAGTTTATAGAAAATGAGGGCTTTGCCTATGGTTATATCAAATTGACCATGGCATTACGGAAAACTCTCGGACTGATCATCAATAAAAAGAAGGTTTATCGTTTATGTAAGCAACTGGGCAATCTACGTCCGCAAAGGAAAATAAAACCCAATCATCCCAAAAAACTGGCTAGGAACCGTACTATAAATAATTCAAACCAGTTATGGGAAACAGATTTGAAATATGGCTATATAGCGGGTGAAAAAAGATTTTTCTCTTTATTCTGTCATGTAATTGATGTATATGATAGGTCGATCGTCGGTTACCATATTGGTCTTTAA